A stretch of the Sphingobacterium thalpophilum genome encodes the following:
- a CDS encoding RagB/SusD family nutrient uptake outer membrane protein: MKNIVSMAFLSCVMLTSCGNKWLETAQPSTSTESSEAIKSPSQASYAINGIYDIMRGYEYYGARMTYYGDVTGEDMLANGDTKRAASYYLFEFNKDNTPSSLWYQPYRVIRNANSVLAYTNSVPASEMTDMLRDIKGQALTMRAMAHFDLVKVFGTPYSVDQGASLGVPIETEKHEFASKPSRNTVKEVFAQVIADLRAADSLLSSAKNDGKLNRFAAQQLLARAYLYTGDDVKAFSTATTLIKNAESAGSSKKGQYQLWKNEEYGTVWSKDFTSEILFQLSVSKVENGPGKEGIGNLLWRSGYNDIILSDDYMNLLNADPKDVRLQTIMKYTSKQVDYYYLNKYPGNAAENENPEFADIPILRLSEAYLIAAEAAVKLGDNNSALHYLNAIVSRANPEQTLSGAVNLDRVMEERRRELVGEGHRLFDAMRNNLRIERKGKAHVSPLLRPETKSFDRTYFKTVMAIPRREIDVNPNIVQNAGY, translated from the coding sequence ATGAAAAATATAGTATCAATGGCGTTCTTGTCATGTGTCATGTTGACAAGCTGCGGCAACAAATGGCTGGAGACGGCGCAGCCAAGCACGTCAACTGAAAGCTCAGAGGCGATCAAATCGCCTAGTCAGGCCAGCTATGCAATAAATGGTATCTATGATATCATGCGTGGATATGAATATTATGGAGCGCGGATGACCTATTATGGCGATGTTACAGGAGAGGATATGCTTGCCAATGGCGATACAAAGCGGGCGGCGAGCTATTATCTTTTCGAGTTCAATAAGGATAATACACCGTCCTCGCTTTGGTACCAGCCCTATCGTGTCATCCGTAATGCAAATAGTGTACTTGCCTATACCAATAGCGTGCCAGCATCTGAGATGACCGATATGCTCAGAGACATCAAGGGGCAGGCTTTGACTATGCGTGCCATGGCACATTTTGACCTGGTGAAGGTGTTTGGAACTCCCTACTCGGTTGATCAGGGAGCGTCTTTGGGTGTGCCGATTGAGACGGAGAAACATGAGTTTGCAAGCAAACCATCCAGAAATACAGTTAAAGAAGTGTTTGCCCAGGTGATTGCAGATCTTCGAGCTGCTGACAGCCTATTGAGCAGTGCAAAAAACGATGGAAAGCTCAACCGTTTTGCGGCCCAACAGCTGTTGGCACGAGCCTATTTATACACCGGTGACGATGTAAAAGCATTTTCAACCGCTACTACATTGATCAAGAACGCCGAAAGTGCGGGCAGTTCAAAAAAAGGACAATATCAGCTGTGGAAAAATGAAGAATATGGAACGGTATGGTCCAAAGACTTTACAAGTGAAATCCTGTTTCAGCTTTCGGTATCAAAAGTAGAAAATGGACCTGGAAAAGAGGGGATAGGAAACTTATTGTGGCGTTCGGGGTACAACGATATCATTCTTTCGGACGATTATATGAACCTGCTCAACGCGGATCCGAAGGACGTGCGGCTTCAGACTATCATGAAATACACCAGTAAGCAAGTGGATTATTACTATCTGAACAAATATCCCGGCAACGCCGCTGAGAATGAAAATCCAGAGTTTGCGGATATTCCGATCCTTCGCCTTTCAGAAGCTTACTTGATCGCGGCAGAAGCCGCAGTGAAGCTGGGGGACAACAATAGTGCGCTCCATTACCTAAATGCGATTGTCAGCAGGGCTAATCCGGAGCAGACATTGAGCGGGGCTGTCAATTTGGATCGGGTAATGGAGGAACGCCGCCGTGAGCTGGTTGGAGAGGGACACCGGTTGTTTGATGCTATGCGCAATAATCTACGGATAGAACGCAAAGGAAAAGCACATGTGTCGCCATTATTGCGGCCAGAAACAAAGTCTTTTGACCGTACGTACTTCAAAACGGTGATGGCCATTCCAAGAAGAGAAATTGACGTCAATCCAAACATTGTGCAGAATGCAGGTTATTAA
- a CDS encoding FecR domain-containing protein: MYQIDHIIQLLHAYLKGELPAEQHQELEQLFKKYPQLHTKIKKLEDPGQLRKELQAYSEIQEKETGRREERILSNIIQRIGYPTKANPSIRRRRYGWYAVAACLIGLIGLVFWKMNLDKTAPANETAKLAAALLPGGNKATLQLADGTELGLDQQQGGIVMGENITYQDGSLALAAGGEDGRMMTLSTPKGGQYQIKLSDGTKVWLNADTRLRYPNKFVAERIVELDGEAYFEVTKVAGKPFIVATKKEKIKVLGTHFNVYSFAQEQESKVSLLEGKVQVSIPAGNTKTLHPGEQTVLSGENLLVQQVPVDEAIAWTNDEFMFSDEPLGTALTQVARWYDIEIEVDPALAGIKLWGSVSRLDNFDKVLHIIKMTDDKIKIQIEGRRVKLMK; this comes from the coding sequence ATGTACCAAATTGACCATATCATTCAGCTGCTTCATGCATATCTCAAAGGAGAACTTCCTGCTGAACAACATCAGGAGCTTGAGCAGCTATTTAAAAAATATCCGCAGCTGCATACAAAGATAAAGAAACTCGAAGATCCCGGACAGTTACGAAAAGAATTGCAGGCCTATTCGGAGATACAGGAAAAGGAAACCGGAAGGCGGGAAGAACGCATACTGTCCAACATTATACAGCGGATCGGTTACCCGACAAAGGCAAACCCCAGTATTCGACGTAGAAGATATGGCTGGTATGCTGTTGCTGCCTGCCTGATCGGGTTAATAGGGCTGGTATTCTGGAAAATGAATTTGGACAAAACTGCCCCGGCCAATGAGACGGCTAAACTCGCTGCTGCACTGCTCCCCGGAGGCAATAAAGCGACCTTGCAGCTTGCTGATGGTACAGAGCTGGGGCTTGATCAGCAGCAGGGCGGAATTGTTATGGGTGAGAATATTACGTATCAGGACGGGTCATTGGCCTTGGCTGCAGGTGGAGAGGACGGGCGTATGATGACCTTGTCTACACCCAAAGGAGGACAATACCAGATTAAGCTGTCCGATGGAACCAAAGTATGGCTAAATGCGGATACACGTCTCCGCTATCCTAACAAGTTTGTTGCAGAGCGTATAGTGGAGCTGGACGGGGAAGCCTATTTTGAGGTGACTAAAGTAGCTGGAAAGCCGTTTATCGTTGCCACAAAAAAGGAGAAAATAAAGGTCCTGGGTACACACTTTAATGTGTACTCATTCGCGCAGGAACAGGAATCCAAGGTGTCGTTGTTGGAAGGGAAGGTACAGGTCTCTATTCCTGCAGGGAACACAAAAACATTGCATCCGGGAGAACAAACGGTGCTGTCAGGCGAAAACCTGCTGGTGCAGCAGGTACCGGTGGATGAAGCCATTGCCTGGACAAATGATGAGTTTATGTTTAGCGACGAGCCACTGGGAACAGCACTGACACAGGTAGCGCGGTGGTATGATATCGAAATAGAGGTGGACCCGGCATTGGCAGGGATCAAACTCTGGGGCTCGGTATCGCGGCTAGATAATTTTGATAAAGTACTCCATATCATTAAAATGACAGATGATAAAATTAAAATTCAAATAGAAGGGAGGAGGGTTAAATTGATGAAATAA
- a CDS encoding RNA polymerase sigma factor, with protein sequence MTDSQLIDSLKEDGQAGFVAIYHRYYKQLLFFISRYVNDTDAAEEIVADVFVKLWSRRLDFHSMDSLRAFLYIVAKNASLNVIRTNRSRGIQEPLSAYEDMLMDDQDVFSDMIYAELIHAIFNEVEKLPEKQREVFNLTFIEDKTVEEIAEQLQISPAAVYTNRSRAISTIKDLLGPKDALTIFAFLTLIDKN encoded by the coding sequence ATGACAGATTCGCAGTTGATAGACAGTTTGAAAGAAGACGGCCAGGCGGGCTTCGTAGCCATCTATCATAGATACTACAAGCAGCTGCTTTTTTTTATTTCCCGCTACGTCAACGATACGGATGCCGCTGAGGAAATTGTGGCCGATGTATTTGTGAAGCTGTGGTCCCGCAGGCTGGATTTCCACTCGATGGACAGCCTGCGCGCATTTCTCTACATCGTTGCCAAGAATGCAAGCCTCAATGTCATCCGGACCAATCGTTCCAGAGGGATCCAGGAACCATTGTCCGCTTATGAAGACATGCTTATGGATGATCAGGATGTCTTCTCCGATATGATTTATGCAGAACTTATTCACGCCATTTTCAACGAAGTGGAGAAACTGCCGGAAAAGCAGCGGGAAGTATTTAATCTCACCTTCATCGAAGATAAAACTGTGGAAGAAATCGCAGAACAGCTCCAGATAAGCCCCGCAGCAGTCTATACCAACCGCTCCCGTGCGATAAGTACCATAAAAGATCTGCTGGGACCAAAAGACGCTTTAACCATATTTGCCTTTTTAACCCTTATTGACAAAAATTAG
- a CDS encoding TonB-dependent receptor, whose product MKMIIILLLFTVGQLHAGSFAQTVNIKKKNSSMATIFREIKKQTGYTVLCRSEIVKNTPAVTVEFNNVPLDRALKELLLPYGLTYITDGRSIVVKPGKITHLGASPTNDAIKEHSSLMQKNVRGQVTDQQGKPLSGVSVTVKGTKTTVGTDQDGSYSVVAGRGETLVFSFLGYERKEIEVDAEILNVSLQFSQSDLEEVVVTGYGTFKKSDYTGSASTIRTERMADVPAVNFSTMLQGNAPGVQVNSLSGQPGGETDIRIRGMGSINASNKPLFVIDGVPVMSGDISSSSSNNAGLDVMSTLSSADIEQITVIKDAAAASLYGSRAAGGVILITTKSGKAGRPVFTVKADYGLSGQATDFREVMDGPQRREMLLEGLRNKARYLDKLTDEAKIDEYAQANIDKYAPIPVGGWADWKKALFRRHSPFRNADLSASGGDSKLSYYTSLGYTNQTGLSYQSGFERLTGRLNVKYKMNEKMELGANILYSNIAQDVNSEGGTYTSPIYSTRHKITASEPIYNEDGSFFLDFFSNGPRNPKASSLYNFRREKADRSFNTIFANYKFIEGLVFNTTFSLDHTTTRYNSWFDPRTSDGEKTNGSLTTSFSDYKQMVWRNSLTYTKTIADRHHLDVLGGYEVNSYRKESIDGSKDNFPTVDKIVLSNGSVLTDVSGANSEWRLLSYLSRANYNYDDRYFLGASVRMDGSSRIHRSNRWGTFWSLSGAWKFTNEGFMGGLRDVVSDGKVRVSYGTNGTLPSSFYTYMDLTGFGYPYKNNPGMREIQLGNPGLKWEKQNNLNIGLDLRLFERVGLTLEWYQRQSSDLLNDVPTSYTTGFSSYLSNIGTIRNSGIELDLNVDVLRKGPFKWTSALNFGMNRNKTIALSDGSFELRDGTQIHRVGQPWYSYYLIEFAGINKETGVPQYYINDPADLGSRAITEDYNAANRILYKSADPKLVGGFTNTFRYKFLDLNFTWTYSLGGYSYDNGAQKTELGGKTGYDNIPKYYERRWQKPGDETDIEMFMVGNKYDMSSVANTRRVHSTDHIRLKNLTFGVSIPQHISRRLKVSNIRAFCSGMNLLTFAAYKNYDPEVPVNGSVYFESPKLKTVTFGLDVKF is encoded by the coding sequence ATGAAAATGATAATTATACTTCTTTTGTTTACTGTCGGGCAGCTCCATGCCGGAAGTTTTGCCCAGACAGTGAACATCAAAAAGAAGAATAGTTCGATGGCAACCATATTCCGTGAAATAAAAAAGCAGACCGGTTATACAGTCCTGTGCAGATCGGAAATCGTCAAGAATACACCTGCGGTGACGGTCGAATTTAATAATGTACCCTTGGACCGGGCACTCAAAGAGCTGCTTTTGCCATATGGACTGACCTATATTACGGACGGTAGATCTATCGTTGTTAAACCGGGGAAAATAACTCATTTAGGAGCCTCCCCGACAAATGATGCTATTAAAGAGCATTCCAGCTTAATGCAGAAGAATGTTCGCGGTCAGGTGACCGACCAGCAGGGGAAACCGTTGTCGGGAGTCAGCGTCACGGTAAAAGGTACCAAGACTACCGTAGGCACAGACCAGGATGGAAGCTATTCGGTTGTTGCCGGTCGTGGCGAGACCTTGGTGTTCAGTTTTTTAGGGTACGAGCGTAAAGAGATTGAAGTCGATGCAGAAATCCTGAATGTAAGTTTGCAGTTTAGCCAGTCCGATTTGGAGGAAGTGGTCGTCACTGGGTATGGAACATTTAAGAAATCGGACTACACGGGATCGGCGTCAACAATCCGGACGGAACGCATGGCAGATGTTCCGGCGGTCAACTTTTCGACTATGCTTCAAGGAAATGCTCCCGGTGTTCAGGTTAACTCATTATCCGGACAGCCGGGAGGAGAAACAGATATTCGTATCCGTGGGATGGGATCCATCAATGCTTCCAATAAACCACTATTTGTCATCGATGGTGTGCCTGTGATGTCAGGTGATATTTCTTCGAGCAGCTCCAACAATGCTGGTCTGGACGTGATGTCTACCTTAAGCAGTGCAGATATTGAGCAGATTACAGTCATTAAAGATGCTGCAGCGGCATCACTTTACGGTTCACGAGCTGCTGGGGGAGTAATTCTGATCACAACAAAATCAGGCAAAGCAGGCAGGCCTGTTTTCACCGTTAAAGCGGACTACGGTCTTTCGGGGCAGGCAACAGATTTTCGGGAAGTCATGGACGGACCACAAAGGCGTGAGATGCTTCTGGAAGGACTCCGCAATAAAGCTCGATACCTGGACAAGTTAACGGATGAAGCTAAAATTGATGAATATGCACAAGCCAATATCGATAAATACGCTCCGATTCCAGTCGGTGGCTGGGCAGACTGGAAAAAGGCATTGTTTCGTCGGCATTCTCCTTTCCGGAATGCGGATCTATCTGCCTCCGGTGGTGATAGCAAATTATCCTATTATACGTCATTGGGTTATACCAATCAAACAGGCTTATCCTATCAATCAGGGTTCGAACGTCTTACTGGACGATTGAACGTGAAATATAAGATGAACGAGAAAATGGAGCTCGGCGCGAATATTTTATATTCCAATATCGCGCAGGATGTCAATTCCGAAGGTGGAACGTATACCTCACCGATTTATTCAACACGGCATAAGATCACGGCTTCTGAACCTATTTACAACGAAGATGGGTCGTTTTTTCTGGATTTCTTTTCCAACGGGCCACGCAATCCGAAGGCTTCCTCGCTTTACAATTTTAGACGGGAAAAAGCCGATCGCTCATTCAATACCATTTTTGCAAACTACAAATTTATCGAAGGCCTTGTGTTTAATACGACGTTCAGCTTGGATCATACAACGACCCGGTACAATTCATGGTTTGATCCGCGTACCTCGGATGGCGAAAAGACCAATGGTTCCTTAACCACAAGTTTTTCGGATTACAAACAGATGGTATGGCGCAATAGCCTTACCTATACCAAAACGATTGCAGATAGGCATCATCTGGATGTGCTGGGAGGATACGAAGTCAACAGTTACCGTAAAGAAAGTATTGATGGCTCAAAAGATAACTTTCCGACGGTAGACAAGATCGTGTTGTCCAATGGTTCGGTATTGACCGACGTTTCAGGAGCTAATTCAGAATGGCGTTTACTGTCATACCTTTCGCGGGCCAACTATAATTATGATGACCGGTATTTTCTGGGCGCTAGTGTTCGTATGGATGGCAGTTCAAGAATTCACCGCAGCAACCGCTGGGGAACATTCTGGTCATTGTCCGGCGCCTGGAAGTTCACCAACGAAGGATTTATGGGCGGCCTACGTGATGTGGTCAGTGATGGTAAAGTCCGCGTATCTTATGGTACTAATGGTACTTTGCCCAGCAGCTTCTACACCTATATGGATCTTACGGGCTTTGGATATCCATATAAGAACAACCCCGGAATGCGGGAGATACAGCTTGGTAATCCCGGTTTGAAATGGGAGAAACAGAACAATCTGAATATTGGATTAGACCTTCGTTTGTTTGAGCGGGTAGGCCTTACGCTGGAGTGGTATCAGCGTCAGTCTTCGGACTTGCTGAATGATGTGCCGACATCTTACACGACTGGATTTTCATCGTATCTGAGCAATATCGGAACAATCCGCAATTCAGGCATAGAGCTTGATCTGAATGTTGACGTTTTACGAAAAGGACCATTTAAATGGACATCGGCCCTGAATTTTGGAATGAACCGTAACAAGACAATTGCCTTGTCAGATGGTAGTTTCGAACTGCGGGACGGTACGCAGATTCACCGCGTGGGTCAGCCCTGGTATAGTTACTATCTGATTGAGTTTGCTGGGATAAATAAAGAGACTGGTGTACCGCAGTATTACATAAATGATCCTGCCGACCTTGGGTCTAGAGCCATTACCGAGGACTATAATGCGGCCAACCGTATCCTTTACAAGAGTGCAGATCCAAAGCTTGTCGGCGGTTTTACCAATACATTCCGCTATAAGTTTTTGGATTTAAATTTTACATGGACTTATTCACTGGGCGGCTATTCGTATGATAACGGTGCACAGAAAACAGAACTGGGCGGAAAAACCGGATATGACAATATTCCGAAATACTATGAACGTAGATGGCAAAAGCCGGGGGATGAGACTGATATTGAAATGTTCATGGTCGGCAACAAGTATGATATGAGCAGTGTTGCCAACACACGGCGAGTGCATTCTACGGATCACATCCGGCTAAAGAATCTGACTTTTGGTGTTTCTATTCCACAACATATTTCACGCCGTCTCAAAGTAAGCAATATCAGGGCATTTTGTTCAGGCATGAATTTGTTAACCTTTGCTGCTTATAAAAATTATGATCCCGAGGTTCCTGTGAATGGATCAGTCTATTTTGAGTCTCCGAAACTGAAGACAGTAACCTTCGGTTTGGACGTGAAATTTTAA